Proteins encoded within one genomic window of Besnoitia besnoiti strain Bb-Ger1 chromosome II, whole genome shotgun sequence:
- a CDS encoding putative alpha-glucan water dikinase 1 (encoded by transcript BESB_035720): MATNGSHVSLQRVAVVISGPSVPKGIVFLVRENKADRWFKDLGGANFYLPLPTHKYWTALKALEEKRRQVEKERQERRAKEMAERYNEAVKLFEAGKAEREQLGTLSYRCVTLSDNIGYLDAYVYPNEATTEVYVHFTACTRVPCVLHWGVLDVMGTAQTQTESRWVTWQKEGLSMEELEKKREEEIRKRMARRGAPSQWICPPPGMRPEGTVLVDPVRAVQTPFEEGRSQRADLKAGSSRDKVLHQLTIRVPAHKCPRISEDDPGVDTLYDGIACCLKEVNGQRWFRSSDGCDIQIRLVDFGGSVYKGLNAEMVQKIVEAEVEWQHMTLMHRYNLMRSLLEGFNANHATSLEANSSFQALEERQRALAKDWTERHYASPELRLPLTFASSTSSGGAPAVEAPRLTAAGAAAVEEEGDFWAWFFVWGRFAFLGLLDWQRNYNTKPRELAWASEQLTCATARAWRMYPKYRPYIRESLSTMGRGGAQGQAIRDRILDIMHKHKIPEAAGNFYEQWHQKLHNNTTPDDVGICEAIIGYLESNGNMNTYWRILQEHNITRERLASYERKITQEPYMVHANIGDLVNDFRAYLSILKDVHDALDIKKAFDYARQYLPQDAIGLVEGVVRELASQRQQRQQLSASDAFSRFERLAEARKKVFFTLNQGGGLGDDGHSVAMTRELLFLDCALEQQENVLLQGTSATLDLPQLAVVLRELLLSVSALAPVDRELRSMYADWAHLGDSLASCIASNGSCASVCDGREAALLLKALTDRVVRFVGSRIDAVQAELGSKAVYLGNQVGTEKKVLDVFVDEVLRGSALFSLSLVIKRLEPILRKAAMLPPWQLISIVEKVQGELVSIEHLKNIQDKVFETPTVLLCGAVSGEEEIPIGVQAVLVRSAAVAPDILSHVAVRARNAHVLVAVCFEPTVADNLETFNQQWVCIKCAKDGSGLEVHEAPRPSPALARRASKLFNRKTTQELFTEASLLGRRASFIEERSASARSLSSCGSDEGKRELSGTHAPDAEADDDVDDVMQLKKVSKEWCIPMDSFNKTVVGSKSNNIKKLSDVLDPSVLTPRSVALPFGCMQKTLSDAANRSLLPELMEVLVQLSPSSRSEEADAIFARAKAILARVELPGALLEGLQAAMRREDEAKAQKSRAASAEEDARLRALGTRPSLFQLWETSGSQRCADAVKAVWQSLFGLRPWVSLTKAGRNYSELNMAVLVQELMPAHCAFVLHSRNPFSDNKDEMYGELALGLGEVIVGNFAGRSLGWRMKRGGEPVVVAFPSKSEYLLCDPCLIFRSDSNGEDLENFAGAGLFESVPAFENRAEPVTYWNTRVINDRDYRMRLLKRIGELAFTVEDKYGLPQDIEGVVVGWDTVALVQTRTQV, encoded by the exons agagcagcTGGGCACGCTGTCGTATCGCTGCGTGACGCTGTCAGACAACATTGGCTATTTGGATGCGTACGTGTATCCCAACGAAGCGACCActgaggtgtacgtacacttcACCGCATGCACGCGGGTGCCCTGTGTGCTGCACTGGGGCGTGCTGGACGTCATGGgaacggcgcagacgcagacggagaGTCGCTGGGTGACGTGGCAGAAAGAAGGACTCAGCATGGAGGAGCTCGAAAAaaagcgcgaagaagaaatcCGCAAGCGCatggcgcgccgcggggcgccttcgcagtgGATATGTCCTCCGCCGGGTATGCGGCCTGAAGGCACCGTCCTCGTTGATCCTGTCAG AGCGGTGCAGACTCCGTTCGAGGAGGGCAGGTCTCAGCGCGCTGACCTGAAGGCGGggagcagcagagacaaAGTCCTCCATCAGCTGACGATCAGGGTGCCGGCGCATAAGTGCCCGCGAATCAGCGAAGACGATCCCGGGGTAGATACGCTCTACGACGGCATTGCGTGCTGCCTCAAGGAAGTGAACGGGCAGCGTTGGTTCCGTAGCAGCGATGGCTGCGACATCCAG ATTCGCCTCGTGGACTTTGGCGGGTCGGTCTACAAGGGCCTGAACGCGGAGATGGTTCAGAAGAtcgtggaggcggaggtAGAGTGGCAACACATGACGCTGATGCACCGGTACAACTTGATGCGGTCGCTCTTGGAGGGCTTCAACGCGAATCACGCGACCTCGCTGGAGGCCAACTCGAGCTtccaggcgctggaggagcggcagcgcgcacTCGCGAAGGACTGGACTGAGCGGCACTACGCCTCTCcggagctgcggctgccgctgacCTTCGCATCCTCGAcctcgagcggcggcgcgcccgcggtggAGGCCCCGCGTCTgacggcggccggcgcggcggccgtggaGGAAGAGGGGGACTTCTGGGCGTGGTTCTTCGTGTGGGGTCGCTTCGCGTTTCTGGGACTGCTTGACTGGCAGCGGAACTACAACACGAAGCCCCGCGAGCTCGCCTGGGCGAGCGAACAGCTGACCTGCGccaccgcccgcgcctgGAGGATGTACCCCAAGTACCGTCCCTACATCCGCGAAAGCCTCAGCACCAtgggccgcggcggcgcgcagggacAGGCCATCCGCGACCGCATCCTCGACATTATGCACAAACACAAAATCCCCGAAGCCGCAGGAAACTTCTACGAACAGTGGCACCAAAAACTCCACAACAACACAACTCCAGACGACGTCGGCATCTGCGAA GCGATTATCGGGTACCTGGAGAGCAACGGCAACATGAACACCTACTGGCGTATCCTGCAGGAACACAACATcacccgcgagcgcctcgcgagcTACGAGCGAAAAATCACCCAGGAGCCCTACATGGTGCATGCGAATATTGGCGACCTCGTGAACGACTTCCGCGCCTACCTCTCCATCCTGAAAGATGTGCATGACGCGCTGGATATCAAG AAGGCGTTCGACTACGCTCGGCAGTACCTGCCTCAGGATGCCATCGGGCTCGTTGAGggcgtcgtccgcgagctggcgagccagcgacagcagcggcagcagctgagtGCGAGCGACGCCTTTTCGCGCTTTGAGCGgctcgcggaggcccgcAAGAAAGTCTTCTTCACCCTCAACCAAGGCGGCG GACTGGGCGACGACGGTCATTCCGTGGCGATGACGCGCGAGTTGCTTTTCCTCGACTGCGCGCTTGAGCAGCAAGAAAACGTGCTGCTTCAAGGCACGTCCGCGACCCTCGACTTGCCTCAGCTGGCGGTTGTTCTGCGCGAACTCCTCTTGAGCGTCAgcgctctcgcgccggtTGACCGCGAGCTGCG CTCGATGTACGCGGATTGGGCGCACCTTGGCGACTCGCTGGCGTCGTGCATAGCGTCCAACGGCTCCTGCGCGAGTGTCTgcgacgggcgcgaggcggcgctgctgctaAAGGCGCTAACCGATCGCGTGGTGCGCTTCGTGGGGTCGCGGATCGACGCCGTCCAAGCTGAGCTCGGCAGCAAAGCCGTATACCTCGGCAACCAAGTCGGCACCGAGAAGAAAGTTCTCGACGTGTTTGTCGACGAagtcctccgcggcagcgcgctcttctcgctctcgctggtTATCAAGCGCCTCGAGCCGATCCTCAGAAAGGCCGCCATGCTGCCGCCCTGGCAGCTCATCTCCATCGTCGAGAAAGTTCAGGGCGAACTCGTCTCCATCGAACACTTAAAAAACATCCAG GATAAAGTCTTTGAGACACCGACGGTGCTGCTCTGTGGCGCTGTCagtggcgaagaagaaattCCGATCGGCGTCCAGGCGGTGCTTGTGCgctcggcggccgtcgcgcccgACATCCTCTCGcacgtcgccgtccgcgcgcgaAACGCCCACGTGCTTGTCGCGGTCTGCTTCGAGCCCACAGTCGCAGACAACCTC GAGACGTTTAACCAGCAGTGGGTCTGCATTAAGTGCGCGAAGGACGGCAGCGGCCTGGAGGTgcacgaggcgccgcgcccgagtccggcgctcgcgcgtcgcgccagCAAGCTGTTCAACAGAAAGACGACGCAGGAGCTCTTCACCGAGGCGAGTCTGTTGggacggcgcgcctccttcatcGAGGagcggagcgcgagcgcgcggtcGCTCAGCTCCTGCGGGAGCGACGAAGGCAAGCGCGAGCTCAGCGGCACCCACGCcccagacgccgaggcggacgacgacgtggACGACGTGATGCAGCTGAAAAAAGTCAGCAAGGAGTGGTGCATCCCCATGGACAGCTTCAACAA GACCGTCGTCGGGAGCAAGTCGAACAACATCAAGAAGCTGTCCGACGTGTTGGATCCGAGCGTGCTGACGCCGCGGTCGGTCGCGCTGCCCTTCggctgcatgcagaagaCGCTCTCGGATGCCGCGAACAGGTCTCTGCTGCCGGAGCTGATGGAGGTTTTGGTGCAGCTGTCGCCGAGTAGCAGGTCGGAAGAGGCGGACGCgatcttcgcgcgcgcgaaggcgatcctcgcgcgcgtcgagctgcctggcgccctcctcgaaggtctgcaggcggcgatgcgccgcgaagacgaggcgaaggcgcagaagagccgcgcagcgtctgcggaagaagacgcgcgcctccgcgctctcgGCACGCGGCCGTCGCTCTTCCAGCTGTGGGAGACgagcggcagccagcgcTGCGCCGATGCCGTGAAGGCGGTGTGGCAGagcctcttcggcctccgccCCTGGGTCAGTTTGACGAAGGCCGGCCGAAACTACTCCGAACTCAACATGGCAGTCCTCGTGCAG GAGCTGATGCCTGCGCACTGCGCCTTCGTGCTGCACTCGCGTAACCCCTTCTCAGACAACAAGGACGAGATGTACGGGGAGCTCGCTCTCG ggcTCGGCGAGGTGATTGTGGGCAACTTCGCAGGCAGGTCTCTCGGCTGGCGCatgaagcgcggcggcgagcccgtcGTGGTCGCGTTCCCAAGCAAAAGCGAATATCTGCTCTGCGACCCGTGCCTCATCTTCAG GTCGGATTCGAACGGCGAAGATCTAGAAAACTTTGCCGGCGCCGGGCTCTTCGAGTCTGTGCCCGCCTTCGAAAACCGAGCCGAGCCCGTCACCTACTGGAATACGCGCGTCATCAACGACCGTGACTACCGCATGCGACTCCTCAAGCGCATCGGCGAG CTGGCTTTCACGGTAGAGGACAAATACGGGCTGCCGCAGGACATTGAAGGCGTAGTTGTCGGCTGGGATACAGTCGCCCTGgtgcagacgcgcacgcaggtgTAA